A window from Culex pipiens pallens isolate TS chromosome 3, TS_CPP_V2, whole genome shotgun sequence encodes these proteins:
- the LOC120421238 gene encoding general odorant-binding protein 72, which translates to MIRRKFVIVLVGMVLLSSNLVESAATMEQLAKSSEMMRTVCMGKTKPPMDQVEGLGHGKFAEGKEIMCYSNCVLEMMGAMRKGKINADGAIKQVDMLIPAEIGEPTKKAFDICRNASDGVKNNCEAAYALVKCLHKNNPKYFFA; encoded by the exons ATGATCAGGCGAAAGTTTGTGATTGTGCTTGTTGGAATGGTTCTACTTTCTTCAAATTTGGTGGAAAGT GCAGCCACCATGGAGCAGTTGGCGAAATCGAGTGAAATGATGCGAACCGTTTGTATGGGCAAAACGAAACCTCCCATGGACCAGGTAGAGGGACTCGGTCACGGAAAGTTTGCCGAAGGCAAGGAAATCATGTGCTACTCCAACTGTGTCCTGGAAATGATGGGAGCG ATGCGAAAGGGCAAAATCAACGCCGATGGGGCCATCAAACAGGTCGATATGTTGATTCCGGCTGAAATTGGAGAACCCACCAAGAAGGCATTCGATATCTGTCGAAATGCAT CTGACGGTGTGAAGAACAACTGCGAAGCTGCGTACGCGCTGGTCAAGTGTCTGCACAAGAATAACCCCAAATATTTCTTCGCTTAA